One window from the genome of Nitrospira sp. encodes:
- a CDS encoding FAD-dependent oxidoreductase — protein MNRTVLILGGGIAGLTAALHLAADGHTVTVIEQADHLGGRLCHAPPPLLLEAHTATWSLLKTLGKDTAARRLRHTPLEFLQATGAHIQFLHLPLPSPLNTLLGTTLFQGLSMRDRWHLLSFLERTWEQDPPLPNDLDTRAADEWLASIGQSEQARQGVWNSLARLLLGAALPQVSAELFMRTLRRCFLTGARATRLIIPPHGLDSFLLTPLRAELDRIGVRCRLNTTVTQLHFTQDRVAHVELADRTRLTADWYIAALPHHRLTPLLPERVVTHYAYFQQISRLSESPLVIVRLHLAQPVEHTQLIMLERNRFHWMIRHADEERHEQATVLWAVAVDEPDLLPQSKDDLVHLTLKDMARAFPGGPLPKLIEADVIRLPSAILTTKPGTQQCRPLSPSPFANFLVAGAWTDTGWPANLESAILSGQRSAALVPADAS, from the coding sequence ATGAACCGGACAGTGCTCATCCTCGGCGGCGGGATCGCCGGTCTGACGGCAGCCTTGCACCTCGCCGCCGACGGCCATACGGTCACCGTGATCGAGCAGGCCGACCACCTGGGAGGGCGACTGTGCCACGCGCCTCCGCCGCTGCTCCTCGAAGCCCACACGGCCACCTGGTCGCTGCTCAAGACCCTCGGCAAAGACACCGCCGCCAGGCGGCTGCGACACACCCCGCTTGAATTTCTTCAGGCGACGGGCGCTCACATCCAATTTCTGCACCTTCCCCTGCCGTCCCCGCTCAACACTCTCCTCGGAACCACCCTGTTCCAGGGTCTGTCGATGCGGGACCGCTGGCATCTCCTCTCCTTCCTTGAACGCACATGGGAACAGGATCCTCCGTTGCCGAACGATCTCGACACCCGAGCCGCCGACGAGTGGCTCGCGAGCATCGGCCAGTCGGAACAGGCCCGGCAGGGTGTCTGGAACAGCCTCGCCCGCTTGTTGCTGGGGGCGGCACTTCCGCAGGTCTCCGCAGAGCTTTTCATGCGCACACTGCGGCGCTGCTTTCTGACGGGTGCCCGCGCCACGAGGTTGATCATTCCGCCTCACGGACTCGATTCATTCCTGCTCACGCCGCTTCGAGCGGAACTTGACCGGATAGGAGTCCGGTGTCGGCTGAACACGACGGTGACGCAATTGCACTTCACCCAGGATCGTGTCGCCCATGTCGAACTGGCAGACCGCACGAGGCTCACCGCCGATTGGTATATCGCCGCGTTGCCGCACCATCGGCTCACGCCGCTCTTGCCGGAACGGGTCGTGACGCACTATGCCTATTTCCAGCAAATCAGCCGCCTGAGTGAGTCTCCTCTGGTGATCGTTCGCCTGCACCTGGCGCAACCGGTCGAACACACACAACTCATCATGCTGGAGCGCAACCGGTTTCATTGGATGATCCGGCACGCAGACGAGGAACGGCATGAGCAGGCAACTGTGTTGTGGGCCGTCGCAGTGGATGAGCCGGACCTGTTGCCACAATCGAAAGACGACCTCGTTCACCTGACGCTGAAAGACATGGCGAGAGCGTTCCCCGGCGGCCCGCTTCCCAAACTGATCGAGGCGGACGTCATTCGTCTCCCGTCGGCCATACTCACCACGAAACCGGGCACGCAACAGTGCCGGCCGCTCTCACCCAGTCCGTTTGCCAATTTTCTCGTCGCCGGCGCTTGGACCGATACCGGCTGGCCGGCCAATCTGGAGTCCGCAATTCTCAGCGGCCAACGCTCCGCCGCACTCGTTCCAGCCGACGCATCATGA
- a CDS encoding YbhB/YbcL family Raf kinase inhibitor-like protein, with protein MRRLMASMICALLVVPAVGRAAEFQVTSPTIKDQSTIGNEHVFNGFGCTGGNVSPELRWEHAPKDTKSFAVTVYDPDAPTGSGWWHWLIFNIAPGVMHLPAGAGQPESTGAPQGSIQSMTDFGQPGFGGPCPPPGDKPHRYIFTVFALKVDQLPLKKEASGAMVGYYLNQNAISKASFTGTYGR; from the coding sequence ATGCGACGACTGATGGCCTCGATGATCTGTGCTCTGCTGGTGGTTCCTGCGGTCGGGCGAGCAGCGGAATTTCAGGTGACCAGTCCGACGATCAAGGACCAGAGCACCATCGGCAATGAACATGTGTTTAACGGTTTCGGTTGCACGGGCGGCAATGTATCGCCCGAGTTGCGATGGGAGCATGCGCCGAAAGACACGAAGAGTTTTGCCGTGACGGTCTATGATCCTGATGCCCCCACGGGAAGCGGCTGGTGGCATTGGCTCATCTTCAATATTGCTCCGGGCGTGATGCACTTGCCGGCCGGAGCGGGGCAGCCGGAGAGTACCGGCGCGCCTCAAGGGAGCATTCAGAGCATGACGGATTTCGGTCAGCCCGGCTTTGGCGGGCCCTGTCCACCGCCGGGAGATAAACCGCACCGGTATATCTTCACGGTGTTCGCGCTGAAGGTGGATCAGTTGCCGCTCAAGAAAGAGGCCTCCGGCGCGATGGTCGGGTACTATCTCAATCAGAACGCCATCAGCAAAGCATCCTTCACCGGTACCTACGGCCGGTAA
- the hpnD gene encoding presqualene diphosphate synthase HpnD, producing MRDRRRTHTDDTMMTPAEAQTYCTTLTKKSGSNFYYSFLFLPKARREAMYTVYAFCKEVDNAVDEPPPGSHPQEELARWRRELAAAYDGTPTLPVTVSLARHVRELSIPQAYFEELIKGVEMDLTTTRYATFDQLSLYCYRVASVVGLICLHVFGTTSPRAQDYAVNLGMAFQLTNILRDLGNDAECGRVYVPQEDLARFAYREEDLLHRRYKPEFTEFMRFEVGRAKEFYAKAARALDSLPRAERRALTVAEIMRGVYGRILQRIEQSGYRVLGDRVTLTPSHRLAVAAGVWLRSRLPSSTP from the coding sequence TTGAGGGACAGACGACGCACTCACACTGATGACACGATGATGACACCAGCTGAAGCCCAAACCTACTGCACGACCCTCACCAAAAAAAGCGGGAGCAATTTCTACTACTCCTTTTTGTTTTTACCCAAAGCCCGCCGCGAAGCGATGTACACGGTCTACGCCTTCTGCAAGGAGGTGGACAACGCCGTGGACGAGCCGCCCCCCGGCAGTCATCCGCAGGAGGAATTGGCCCGTTGGCGGCGCGAGCTGGCCGCCGCCTACGACGGCACGCCGACGTTGCCCGTCACCGTCAGCCTTGCCCGGCACGTACGGGAGCTGTCCATCCCGCAAGCCTATTTCGAGGAACTCATTAAGGGCGTCGAGATGGACCTCACCACCACGCGGTACGCCACGTTCGACCAACTGTCCCTCTACTGTTATCGGGTCGCGTCGGTGGTGGGATTGATCTGCCTGCACGTGTTCGGCACCACCTCCCCGCGCGCCCAGGACTATGCCGTCAATCTCGGCATGGCCTTTCAATTGACCAATATTCTTCGCGACCTGGGCAACGATGCGGAATGCGGTCGCGTCTACGTGCCGCAAGAAGATCTCGCTCGTTTCGCCTACCGGGAGGAAGATCTCCTGCACCGGCGATACAAGCCGGAATTTACGGAGTTCATGCGGTTTGAAGTCGGCCGTGCAAAGGAATTTTACGCCAAGGCGGCGCGGGCGCTCGATTCGCTGCCGCGCGCCGAACGCCGGGCCCTGACGGTCGCGGAAATCATGCGCGGTGTGTATGGCCGGATCCTGCAACGGATCGAGCAGTCCGGTTACCGCGTCTTGGGAGATCGGGTCACGCTGACTCCGAGCCATCGGCTGGCCGTGGCAGCGGGCGTGTGGTTGCGCTCCCGCCTTCCCTCTTCGACTCCATGA
- a CDS encoding uracil-DNA glycosylase, with product MSSSLTTLQELADSLHNCQRCPLAKLGRRQVVFGVGNPHASVMFVGEAPGFHEDQKGEPFVGAAGQLLNDLLESAGLSRADIYIANVIKCRPPNNRDPEPQEVETCKPFLLQQIAMIRPKLVCSLGNWATQTLLERKVGITRVRGQAFYLKEFVLFPLLHPAAALHQGTMLQPLREDFQKLKEFLDRHSQPPATQEGAASSPTGTLRIDPPATTAQQMDLFGS from the coding sequence ATGTCTTCATCCCTGACCACCCTGCAGGAACTCGCCGACTCGCTCCACAACTGCCAACGTTGCCCGCTCGCCAAGCTCGGTCGACGCCAGGTCGTGTTCGGCGTGGGTAATCCGCATGCCTCCGTCATGTTCGTGGGGGAAGCACCGGGATTTCACGAGGATCAGAAGGGGGAGCCGTTCGTCGGCGCAGCCGGCCAATTGCTCAACGACTTGCTGGAGTCAGCAGGGCTCTCGCGCGCGGATATTTACATCGCCAATGTGATCAAATGCCGCCCGCCGAATAACCGCGACCCCGAACCTCAGGAGGTTGAGACCTGCAAACCGTTTCTCTTGCAGCAGATCGCCATGATTCGGCCGAAGCTGGTCTGTTCGCTGGGCAATTGGGCGACGCAGACACTTCTGGAGCGTAAGGTCGGGATTACGAGAGTACGCGGGCAGGCGTTTTATTTGAAGGAATTCGTGCTGTTTCCCTTGCTCCATCCCGCGGCAGCGCTGCACCAGGGAACCATGCTGCAGCCTTTGCGGGAGGACTTTCAGAAGCTGAAGGAGTTTCTCGACCGGCACAGCCAGCCTCCTGCGACGCAGGAGGGAGCCGCTTCGAGCCCCACCGGGACATTGCGGATCGATCCCCCGGCTACGACCGCGCAACAAATGGATTTGTTCGGGTCATAG